The genomic stretch AAAATGTCTCCAGGTAACCAAAAATTCATATCAATATACTGCATTCTCGTCGTAGGATCTAGGTGAACTGTCTTATCGTAAAAAGGTCTAACAATATCCGCGGGATGTAAAAAACTACTATGAGCGTGGAGTCAATTCCACTGGACAAAAAACATCCTCTACTCACATCGCTTTGTAAATGAAGATTTACAGACTCTTTCAATTTCCACTGAATTTCTTCTGCATAGTCTGCTAATGATCTTTCTACTGGTTGAAAATTAGGTTCCCAATATTTCTCGATCTTCATGTCACCATTTGAGCTAACCATTAATCTTTCTGCAGGTCCTAATTTATGAATATCTTCAAACATCGTATCGGGTTGCGGGACATACTGAAAAGTTAAGTAACTGAATAAACTTTGATACTGAAGCTTTCTAGGAACCCCTTGAACCGCAAGTATGCTTTTGATTTCCGATGCAAACAAAAAATTATTCTCGTCTTTGAAATAATAAAAAGGCTTGATCCCGAAATGATCTCTTGCAGCAAAAAGAGTTTGCTCCTTAAGATCCCAAATCGCAAAACTAAACATTCCACGTAAATGATGAACACAGTCCTTACCGTACTCCTCAAATAAATGCACAATGACCTCTGTATCTGACTGCGTATGAAAATGATGTCCCTTTAGCTTAAGTTGATCTCGCAGGGTTTTATAGTTGTAGATCTCACCATTAAAAACAATCCAAAGGGTACCATTTTCATTCGCCATTGGTTGGTTGCCGTCTCGTAAATCTATAACCGACAACCTGCGGAAACCGAGACCCATCGAGAATCGAGCCAAACACCTCATGATCAGGACCTCGATGGTTCATTGCCCCAGTCATTTGTTTTAAGGTTTCTTCTTGTGGTTGCTGTCCGTTATACTTTAATATTCCTGCAATTCCGCACATACTATTCTAGTCCTTCCTATATTAAAGATATAGGATGTAAAGTGCCCACGATTGTTTGAATCAATCACCATTTTTCTAAAAAGATCACTTACTCATCTTTCGCAGTTCAGATCTTCAAATCTGACTCCGCGCTAGTCTTTTGTTCGAGCTACATGCTTGAACTTAGAAATATGAATCCTACAATTAAAGTAGAAGAAGTAATTGGATTAATCCACTTTTTCACAAACCGCTCACTGAAACGTGTACTTAACAATTCACGATTAAGAACATATATTAGTACATATAGAAATAAGGAGGCGTAGAAATTGCCCATTGATAAGGACCTACGAGATATAGAAATTGCCAAGCTTGCTTTTATAGGGAGTTCCATTGCTACATTAGGTGATGGAATCGCTGCGCTAGCTGCCGGATTAGCGCTAGAAGCTTTACAACAGGATTATAAAACCAAAAACAATAATCGTACCGCTTCTATTAAATCAACTAAGAAACAACTTGATCATTTTATTAACGAGTTAGTTAAGATCAGGAATAATGTTGGTTGACATTAACTAAATCCCCAGCTCTTCACCCGTTTTTTATTGCGCAGTATGCGTTAAATGTGACATAAAACCTCCACTTATTTTGTTCAACTCATCTGCCCATTATCATTATCCTTCAAGCAATATTTCCCTAATAAAAAGAGAAAAAAACGTCCACAACGTTGTGGACGCTTTCTCTTTGACTTGGTTATTCAGACCTGCCGTATGAAATAAAAACTATTTTTTCTTTACTGGTATCCAAATCTCCCCTGTATGGTGTCCTGCCGGTCCATAGTACATTTCAAAACTAGGTGCTTCAATCTGTTCATACTCCGATGTTGGAAACCACTCGAAATATATACGATCCCATAGTTTTTGTAAGTCACATTGCGGATCTGAGAAAATAGCCCAGGTTGAAGCAGGAACCGTAAGTTTTGTGAATTTATCGGGGATTTCAAGCCCCTTTGGTAGGTTGTAACATACCATGTACTTAAAAGATTCTCCGTTATCATCATATAAGGCAGCATGCAACATCGTGTCTGTAAAGCGTCCCAACAATTCGTTCATCAGATCAACACTGCCATCCTCATCACATTGTTTACGGAACTCAGGAACTTCAGAAAAAGCTATTTTCCTGTCAGAATTAATGAGACCATAAACTCCAAACATCTCAAAAGACCCTCTTTGTTCAATTCGGTAATTCATTTCGACATCTCCTTTTATTGAAATAGAGAAGGACATTCGAGGATAGGCTTTTAGAGAAACACCTTTATCGCGCGCAGATATCGGCATGATCCCATGAAGATTTTTAAACGCCCGTGCAAATGCTTCTGGCGAATCATATCCATATTTCATAGCTACATCAATAACCTTTGCACTCGTGGTCTGAAGTTCAAATGCTGCGAGTGTCAACCGTCGACGTCGAATATACCCAGATAACGAGACTCCTGTAATAAATGGAAACATTCTTTGAAAATGGTATGTAGAGCAACAGGCTTTCTGTGCTAATTCATCATAGGAGATGTTGTCCGCTAGATTTGTTTCGATATATTCCATGGCGCCGTTCATCCTCTCTAACCAATCCACCCGCTTCCCCTCCCTTCCATATCAATTTATCGTAGATAAGAAATGAATACCTAGCATTTACTGCACGAAAAAGTCAGTATGCCGAAGATAACTCCATCTATTAGTACAACCCCTGCTGCCTGTTACAGCATCATGCAACTACCTGCTACCTGCTACCTGCAAAATTTATAAATTCGCGCAGAAATCCTCAATAATTTCAATCACTTCAATTTTTCCATTAACTAAAAGCTCAGGGAGTTCCTTTTCGGCATTTCCCTTCCAATAGGTTCTAGCCTGTTCAATTTTTACGGAGAAGGGTACTGCATCCTCTTTCGGTAAAAGATTTCCATCACCCTCAAATATACTTCCTATAACACGAAGTTTAACAAGTTGCAATACATTTCGGTTATAGGAATCGAATAGATCTTTCCATTTCCATGCGTCTTCATAGCTTTTAGCAGCGTACAAACAAGATAATCTTGATGGGTATTCAGGATATTCTTGTAGTCTTACCATTTCAACGATAACTTCCCTAATCGCTCTGATTGTCTGTCCAACATAACTTATGGCTACTTCCGCATTTTCTTTATCCATCTTTAAACCGTTAGCTGTATAATGACCATTTAGAATCTGAATAAAGTCCTCGCCTTTGGAATTCAAACGCTCCTTTTCAAAAAAGAAGTGATACAGAGCATTTTTTTGGTTGTCATCAAAGCAGATGAACTGTCCCAAAGTCATTTTTTTCTTGGTAACTAAGTGATATACATAGTATTCGTTATCCTCCATGGTTTCTCCCCTACTACTTCGTTTTCCAACGGCATGATTCAATTCCATACTTTCAATCTCTCGATTCAATTGTCTGGTTATACACTAGGAAAAAGCTTCTTTATCTGCTAGCTCAATAACCTACGGATTTCTGCAATACAGAGATACTTTCCATGAGGAACGCTTTATTTTTATCAATCCCTCTATTTTTACACCAGACAACCGCACTAAAAGCATCGTAAAAAGTATAAAAAGGCAGTATCGTTTCCAAATCGATCATAGGACGAATTGTTGTATACCCTTCTGTGTAAGAAGTTTTACTTTGAGGATTCACTTCCCAGACATATCGATTGATTTTAGTAAAATCTATTTCTGAGGATCCGCCCCGAGCACTTTCAAAATCAATAATTCCAACAACTTCATTATCATTTATTAATATATTGCCTGGTCTAAAATCCATATGTACAACACAGGGACCATCAGGTTGTGGTAAAACGGAAAAGGCACTTTCAAAGTGATCTATACACTTTTCATAAAGCTCTCTTTCAAGCACATCCTTAGCAGGTTCTTTATGCTTTTCAAAGTTATTTTTAATATAGAGTCTCCAATTGTTCTGATTGGATAGTTGAAAACCGTCGGTTCCTTGAGCACCATATCCAGGCATCTTAGTTTCATGCAGCATTGCATGTAATACTCCCATTTGGAAAGCTAATTCATCGTTTATGGTTCCTGTACACGGTATACCCTTTATCTCCGATAAAAGTAAAGCACCTGAGATTATGTCGTCCCCACTCCAGATATCTAACACTCTTGGAACCGGTATTACCTCTCTCAACATTTCTAGCATTCGATATTCGCGATATAGTTTATCTCTGTTATATGGAACCTTCGCATATACCGTTTCTCCATTAGTAAGACTCAGCTTGTATACTTGTGAACTATAAGACTCAGGGACATGATCTATACTTATAACATTCAGGTTAAATCTATCTATAATCGTATGTACTAAGTTCAAATCGCACCTCGTGTATTATGAAATGAAATGGCAACCTATGGATTTCTGCATCTTATTGAGAAAGTCCTGCCTATGAACATAAAAGAAAAAGCAACCGGTCTTTTGATCGGCTGCTCATTTGTTTCGGATCAAGGCGAGATTTTACGAAAAATCAAAGGAAAACGAACTAGGTTTACTTACCACCCTATGAACGATGGAGAACAACCGAGTGGCAATATCACCTTTAACATTAAGCCTGTACCCACCTCGAACCCTATCCACAAAGCCAAGTTCAATGCAATCTATGATAACTTTGTCAAAATTTATGTCCTCGGGTAGACGTGAGCGAAGTATTGAATCCTCTACTGGAGTGAAGTCAGGCTGTAAGTTTTCATTGTTAAGCAATAACTCATATAGCACAGTGATCATATCCGGAGGTAGGATATTCATTGGAAACTCAACTGATTCATTCATTGCTTCAGTAGCTTTGTTTAAAAAAAGCGAGGTAGCGATACAAACTAATCTATCTTTCGCCCATAGCCCTAATCCAGATGGACCTAGCTGGATTTGAGTCAACGATGGATTTGATGCGGGTGTCTGTACATTGAATGATGTGGCAGCAATCACCTCGCCTAAAAAATTGATTTTTTGTTCTTGAGTCATCGTCCGAAGTTCCGTTTGAATTTGAGGCAGCATGGCGTGTAAATTGCTAGTTCTTCCAAGCAAAAAGTCGGTTGTGCAATCAAAGACCGTTGCCAACTCCGTTATAAGGGAAATATCGGGTAAGGAGTCGCCTTTTTCCCATTTAGACACTGCTTGTGCAGAAACATTTAGTAATAGACCTAATTGTTCTTGTGTCATACTTTTGCTGTGACGAAGCTGACTGATTCTTCCACCAAAATGACTAGCATTCGCTTCTATGATTTATAACACCTCCATGAATTTATACTTTAATTATAATTACACTGCTATCTAATGGTATGGAGGTATAGTTTACAACTAAACCATAAGTTGATTTTCTGTATCCATGAGTTGAATCACTTTTTGATTTTACAAATGAAGAAAGCGTATTCAGAATAAACTTCGTACAAATTCTTTTGTTCTAACTGAAAATTGGTTGTTGTTAGATATTCTTCTAACCTTTCCAACAATGAGTATTTTAAATTAGCCATAAACATAAGAAATCCACCTGTATT from Paenibacillus polygoni encodes the following:
- a CDS encoding phosphotransferase family protein; protein product: MNLVHTIIDRFNLNVISIDHVPESYSSQVYKLSLTNGETVYAKVPYNRDKLYREYRMLEMLREVIPVPRVLDIWSGDDIISGALLLSEIKGIPCTGTINDELAFQMGVLHAMLHETKMPGYGAQGTDGFQLSNQNNWRLYIKNNFEKHKEPAKDVLERELYEKCIDHFESAFSVLPQPDGPCVVHMDFRPGNILINDNEVVGIIDFESARGGSSEIDFTKINRYVWEVNPQSKTSYTEGYTTIRPMIDLETILPFYTFYDAFSAVVWCKNRGIDKNKAFLMESISVLQKSVGY
- a CDS encoding helix-turn-helix domain-containing protein, which gives rise to MIEANASHFGGRISQLRHSKSMTQEQLGLLLNVSAQAVSKWEKGDSLPDISLITELATVFDCTTDFLLGRTSNLHAMLPQIQTELRTMTQEQKINFLGEVIAATSFNVQTPASNPSLTQIQLGPSGLGLWAKDRLVCIATSLFLNKATEAMNESVEFPMNILPPDMITVLYELLLNNENLQPDFTPVEDSILRSRLPEDINFDKVIIDCIELGFVDRVRGGYRLNVKGDIATRLFSIVHRVVSKPSSFSFDFS
- a CDS encoding AraC family transcriptional regulator: MDWLERMNGAMEYIETNLADNISYDELAQKACCSTYHFQRMFPFITGVSLSGYIRRRRLTLAAFELQTTSAKVIDVAMKYGYDSPEAFARAFKNLHGIMPISARDKGVSLKAYPRMSFSISIKGDVEMNYRIEQRGSFEMFGVYGLINSDRKIAFSEVPEFRKQCDEDGSVDLMNELLGRFTDTMLHAALYDDNGESFKYMVCYNLPKGLEIPDKFTKLTVPASTWAIFSDPQCDLQKLWDRIYFEWFPTSEYEQIEAPSFEMYYGPAGHHTGEIWIPVKKK
- a CDS encoding translation initiation factor 2; the encoded protein is MPIDKDLRDIEIAKLAFIGSSIATLGDGIAALAAGLALEALQQDYKTKNNNRTASIKSTKKQLDHFINELVKIRNNVG
- the asnB gene encoding asparagine synthase (glutamine-hydrolyzing); its protein translation is MRCLARFSMGLGFRRLSVIDLRDGNQPMANENGTLWIVFNGEIYNYKTLRDQLKLKGHHFHTQSDTEVIVHLFEEYGKDCVHHLRGMFSFAIWDLKEQTLFAARDHFGIKPFYYFKDENNFLFASEIKSILAVQGVPRKLQYQSLFSYLTFQYVPQPDTMFEDIHKLGPAERLMVSSNGDMKIEKYWEPNFQPVERSLADYAEEIQWKLKESVNLHLQSDVSRGCFLSSGIDSTLIVVFYIPRILLDLFTIRQFT
- a CDS encoding DUF2441 domain-containing protein; the encoded protein is MEDNEYYVYHLVTKKKMTLGQFICFDDNQKNALYHFFFEKERLNSKGEDFIQILNGHYTANGLKMDKENAEVAISYVGQTIRAIREVIVEMVRLQEYPEYPSRLSCLYAAKSYEDAWKWKDLFDSYNRNVLQLVKLRVIGSIFEGDGNLLPKEDAVPFSVKIEQARTYWKGNAEKELPELLVNGKIEVIEIIEDFCANL